A genomic window from Sphingobacterium sp. BN32 includes:
- the nrdD gene encoding anaerobic ribonucleoside-triphosphate reductase, translating into MKTLNDERQQVLQQHQQERSKCLVYTRVMGYHRPVESFNIGKQGEHKERTLFCEQYGKSAV; encoded by the coding sequence ATGAAAACTTTGAATGATGAAAGACAGCAGGTGTTGCAACAACATCAGCAAGAACGCAGTAAATGTTTGGTTTACACGCGCGTAATGGGCTACCACCGTCCTGTGGAAAGCTTTAACATCGGTAAGCAAGGGGAACATAAGGAGCGAACCTTATTCTGTGAGCAATATGGCAAATCCGCTGTTTGA
- a CDS encoding ribonucleoside triphosphate reductase yields the protein MKDVIKRDGTLEKFQPFKIEDAIKKAFQSVSIPYDEEIMESILAEIGQSALVDVEDIQDLIEKKLYVGGHFQVMRSFMLFRHTRKLQREHIDRFIDSSTYVDSSHAVEEYIYQNDWRIQANANNSFSNAGLVNNTAGKIIANYWLDKVYNRIEGHAHRNADIHIHDLDCLTGYCAGWSLRVLLDEGFNGVRGRVDSRPPSHFREALGQMANFLGILQSEWAGAQAFSSFDTYLAPYVFKDRLSQIDVKKAIRSFVYNLNVPARWGQSPFTNITLDWNVPQDLQDQIPTKSGTHLFRGLENEELNALAAERGASNLEDLTYKHFQAEMNMINKAYYEVMTEGDANGQPFTFPIPTVNITEDFDWEGENVDVLFENTAKIGSSYFQNFIGSQYIVDEAGERVENPDAYKPNAVRSMCCRLQLDLRELLKRGNGLFGSAEMTGSIGVVTINMARLGYLYKGKPKELYARLNELMEIGKSTLEKKRKFVQEMYDNGLYPYTKRYLPHFRNHFSTIGVNGMNEMIRNYTEDQEDIVSPWGKEFASNVLDFIRNRLREFQESTGNLYNLEATPAEGTTYRFAKEDRKRFEDILQAGTHPQIYYTNSSQLPADQTDDPFEALLLQDDLQCKYTGGTVLHLYMRERISTSDACKEFVKTVLTNFKLPYITVTPVFSVCPKHGYLNGQHEYCPQCDEEIINKHKLDVTHENFE from the coding sequence AGCCTTTCAGTCCGTGTCGATTCCATACGACGAAGAGATTATGGAATCTATACTTGCTGAGATCGGGCAATCCGCGCTCGTCGACGTGGAAGATATACAGGATCTGATTGAAAAAAAGCTTTATGTGGGTGGTCATTTTCAAGTAATGCGCTCCTTTATGCTCTTCCGACATACAAGGAAGTTGCAACGCGAGCATATCGATCGATTTATCGATTCCAGCACTTATGTCGACAGCAGCCATGCAGTAGAGGAATATATTTATCAGAATGATTGGCGAATCCAAGCGAATGCGAATAACTCTTTTTCAAATGCGGGCTTGGTTAATAACACCGCCGGAAAGATTATCGCCAATTATTGGTTAGACAAAGTTTACAATAGAATAGAAGGACATGCGCATCGTAATGCGGATATTCATATTCACGATTTAGACTGCCTTACAGGTTATTGCGCTGGTTGGAGCCTGCGGGTATTGCTTGATGAAGGGTTTAATGGGGTTCGTGGTCGTGTAGATAGCAGGCCACCGTCTCATTTCCGAGAAGCGCTAGGTCAAATGGCTAATTTTTTAGGGATTTTGCAAAGTGAATGGGCGGGAGCACAGGCTTTTAGTTCATTCGACACCTATCTGGCACCCTATGTATTCAAAGACAGATTGAGTCAGATTGATGTGAAAAAAGCGATTCGAAGTTTTGTGTATAATTTAAATGTGCCTGCTCGATGGGGTCAATCACCATTTACGAATATCACGTTGGATTGGAATGTTCCTCAAGACTTACAAGATCAGATTCCTACGAAATCAGGCACGCATTTATTCCGCGGCTTGGAAAACGAAGAGCTAAATGCCCTTGCCGCCGAGCGGGGTGCAAGTAATTTAGAAGATTTGACTTATAAGCATTTTCAAGCGGAGATGAATATGATCAATAAAGCCTATTACGAAGTGATGACGGAGGGCGATGCGAATGGGCAGCCTTTCACATTTCCTATCCCGACGGTCAATATTACCGAAGACTTTGATTGGGAGGGTGAGAATGTGGATGTTCTGTTCGAGAATACAGCGAAGATTGGTTCTTCCTATTTTCAGAATTTCATCGGAAGCCAATATATAGTGGATGAGGCAGGCGAGCGGGTCGAAAATCCGGATGCCTATAAGCCAAACGCCGTTCGCAGTATGTGCTGCCGTTTGCAGCTTGACTTGCGCGAGCTGTTGAAGCGCGGGAATGGGCTGTTCGGAAGTGCCGAAATGACCGGAAGTATAGGCGTGGTCACCATCAATATGGCAAGGCTGGGTTACCTGTACAAAGGCAAACCGAAGGAATTATATGCACGTTTGAATGAGCTGATGGAAATCGGAAAATCCACTTTGGAGAAGAAGCGCAAATTTGTACAGGAGATGTATGATAATGGCCTGTATCCATATACCAAACGATATCTTCCACACTTTCGCAATCATTTCTCGACCATTGGTGTCAATGGTATGAATGAGATGATTCGTAATTATACTGAAGACCAAGAGGATATCGTATCTCCTTGGGGCAAGGAGTTTGCTAGCAACGTCTTAGATTTTATCCGAAACAGACTTCGTGAGTTCCAGGAAAGTACGGGCAACCTGTATAACCTTGAGGCGACACCAGCTGAAGGAACGACCTATCGATTTGCTAAAGAAGATAGGAAACGCTTTGAAGATATTTTGCAAGCAGGAACGCATCCACAGATTTATTACACCAATAGTTCACAGTTGCCAGCCGATCAAACGGATGATCCGTTTGAAGCCTTGCTTTTGCAAGATGATCTGCAATGTAAATATACAGGCGGTACAGTATTGCATCTCTACATGCGCGAGCGCATAAGTACATCCGATGCATGTAAGGAATTCGTAAAAACGGTATTAACAAATTTTAAATTACCATATATCACAGTGACTCCAGTGTTTAGTGTATGCCCTAAACATGGTTACTTGAACGGGCAACATGAATACTGTCCGCAATGCGACGAAGAAATTATCAATAAACATAAATTAGATGTCACACATGAAAACTTTGAATGA
- a CDS encoding anaerobic ribonucleoside-triphosphate reductase activating protein, translating to MANPLFDITPFTLLDYPGKAACIFWFVGCNMRCQYCYNPDIVFGKGKISVADAVGFLQARKGLLQAVVLSGGECSIHKDVRTIAQKAKDLGYLVKIDTNGTSPKTLTSLITEGLVDYVALDLKALADDFTAITASKTFRGFEESYHILQASNTAFEVRSTVHSALHSLADIEAMIAYLYDRNYRGTYYLQVALNNVKTITKLPDSTYNITNLKFEDTKLPVVIRG from the coding sequence ATGGCAAATCCGCTGTTTGATATCACTCCCTTTACCTTACTCGATTACCCCGGTAAAGCAGCCTGCATCTTTTGGTTTGTGGGCTGCAATATGCGGTGCCAGTATTGTTACAACCCTGATATTGTATTCGGAAAAGGCAAAATTAGTGTGGCAGATGCAGTTGGTTTTTTGCAGGCACGGAAAGGACTTTTGCAAGCTGTCGTGCTCAGTGGGGGCGAGTGTAGCATCCATAAGGATGTCAGAACCATTGCGCAAAAGGCAAAGGATTTAGGGTACTTAGTCAAAATCGATACGAACGGTACGAGCCCCAAGACATTAACTAGCCTTATCACCGAAGGCCTTGTTGATTATGTCGCTTTGGATTTAAAAGCTTTAGCGGACGATTTTACCGCTATAACGGCGTCTAAGACTTTCCGAGGATTTGAGGAGTCTTATCATATCCTGCAAGCTTCCAATACCGCTTTCGAGGTGAGATCTACTGTTCATTCTGCACTGCACAGCCTTGCAGATATCGAAGCGATGATTGCGTATCTCTACGATCGAAACTATCGTGGGACTTATTATCTGCAAGTCGCATTGAATAATGTGAAAACTATAACAAAACTTCCTGATTCTACTTACAACATAACGAATTTAAAGTTCGAAGACACAAAATTACCTGTTGTCATCCGTGGCTGA